TGTTTGGTTCTGCTGCAAATCAGCACAGACTGAATTTGTGGGTGTTGATTCAGGGCAAAGTGGAAGCAAACTTTTGTATTTGGTCTGGGGATTAATCAGCATTTGAAGAACCCTCAGCTGCTGAAGTGCTCCCTGAGACCTGGTTCCTGTGAACAGTGGCTGTATGGAAACCATCGTTTAATTAAGCTCTTTGGACTTTGCAGGTTGGAGATTATGCCAGTTGCATTGGCCGAATAGCAACGATCTCGTCCAGGTAAGATTTAATTCTCTCTGGCAGAATTATGTGGTTTTGGTAAACAGTAGCGTGCTGATCTCTGCTTCCTACTTATTCTGAAGTGACTTTTACTAAAACCTGCGTTTGCCAGGGTGCTCATCAGGGACAGCAGAGTGACCGAACAAACTCAGAGCAAGATCCTTGAGGGGTGacggttttaaagtgaaagaggggagatttagattagatattaggaagaaatttttcactctgagggtggtgagcccctggcccaggttgcccagagaagctgtggctgccccatccctggaggggttcaaggccaggttggacggggcttggagcaacctgggctggtgggaggtgtccctgcccagggcagggggtgccactgagtgggctttaaggtcccttctaacccgaaccattctatgattctatgcctcaGATGTAAGGGCCTTTCTCTAACCAAGTTAGTTACAACTATATTAACTATGTGTAGTTTTCTAGAAAGCACTCCCTTTACCAATATATTGCCTGCGTGAATGAAAGTGCAGAAGTCAGTAAAGCTGGTAAAATGCTCTTCCAGAGCAGTGTcgataaaagcaatttttaagtcCTCTATAGTGACAGGAGAAAAACCAAGTAGTGTTTAGTTGGGGATGGGCGCAGTGCAACGCAGTAACTAATAACTGCTGTTGTCCTTTCTCCTCTTAGCCTGATCCCTTTCCTTCTCATGGTGCCTGTGTTTCACCTGGGCAACAGCAGTAATTGCTACCAGAACTTCAGCCAGAAGCACGGGTAAGCTTCACGCATCTCTGAAACAGCCCCCCTGCCTATGAATGATGGCAGGAGCTCAGGCTgttccctttctccccccaggTGTCTCTTGATGCACACAGAAATAGCCGTGCCCAGCAACGAGCCACAAACCCTGAGCGGCTCTGTCTGCCGTGCGATGCATTTCTATGGCATTGGGGTCTTCCTCATTTCCTTTCTGATCAGCTTCATAGCCATTCTGGTAAGGAACTCAGTCCTTGCGCGGTAGTCGTTGCACTCGGATGATCGGAGTgagaaaattttcctcttttcgTCTTTACGAGTTTGCTTGGGTGCTACCAGAGGCCAGGAAATGTCAGGGGAAGAACTGTGTGGTGCTGCTTCACTTTTGGAAGGGGCGGTCAGGGAGAGAAGATACCATGGTGCCTCCATATAAATCCATCTGGAGTCCTGTGTTCTGTCAACCCATCCCAAAAAGGATTTAGCAGGTAGGGGAGGCTCAGAGTGTGGCTGCAGAGATCACCTACTGCATGAGTCAACGAGAGCCCAAAACAATTCAGAGCCTTCAGTTCAGAAAAGGTCCCGTGCAAAGCAACTGCTCTCCCCCAGGGAGCACGCTGTGGCGAGAGAAGGTTAGATAGATTGAAATGGGGTACTCTGTCCTAGATGAAGCCAGCTCAGAGCATGTGCACAAAGTACAAACAATGATGGATGCTTCTTCTTTTTCAGGTTATACTCAGTCAAGCCCGAGGCTTGTACAAAAGGTTTGTAAACTCCACGGGATTCCTGGGGGATCAGCAGTGGGCCATGATTAAGATGGTAGAACAACGTGTGGTTTTTTACCCCGTCGCAttcttctgctgctgggccccagGTTAGCAGAGAGCTGAGTTACTCTCACAATACTCCCCTAGGACGTAGTGCCCGGCAATGAAACTCGGAAGAAGCGGGCTTAAAGCAGTACCCTCTTGTCCATCCCTTTTCACAGCTGTCCTCCTTGGAATACTGAAGCTGACTGTTTCAACCAACAGCAAAATCTACATGGCTCTTCTAATTCTACAGGTAAATATCTTTCTCTGTGATCTATGTCTTGCCTTCTCTGCTTGAAGAGGAAAACGAGCGTTTGCCTGTTTCTGATCTCTGCTAGACAAAGCATGTTTGCAGCCACAAAGATCATAAGTCTGATGGGTTTATGCTTTTGGTTGGCAGAGATCTTTGTTAGCTGGTTTATGTTTTTCACAGGCTTGGAAAGGTCTCGGCAACCAAAATCACAGCATCATGGAAACTGTAGAAAACGGGACTAGAAAGGATCCCCAGGAGtcaggttttttccctttctatgaAAGTCTCCAAATGCAATTCCTCCCCAACACTTGTCCGGCTCCTTGCCGTGCCTGAGGCAGCATTTAGCAAAGATTATTAAAATAACCGCGAGATTCCTGTATCACATGGGGATGCACATAGATAAAATCATGCTGGAAGTGGGAGGCTTGGCATAACACGACGGGTCTGACAGCCTGGCAGGGAGCCGCGGAGTGCCGTGCCGTGCTGGCTGGCAGGAGAGCCCTGATCTCCCCTCTGGTCTCTCCCAGGCTCTGACAGCAGCTTCCCAGGGGCTTCTGAACTGCATCGTGTACGGCTGGACACAGCACGTCTTCCTCTCCCTCAAACGCAACGCCTGCCGGGACGTTGACACTCAGACTCCTCTCCTGCGCTCCCAGAAGAAGTTCTACGCCAGCACGCTCCCCGCCAGCCCGCCGGACACAGAGGGGTCCACGTCCACCCTGCTCTGATGAATCCCTCCGTCGAAGGAGAACAGGCAGCGTCCTAACGAGACCTCCTTATGTTTTAGCAGTGTCAGCCAGACCCGATATCGGGCTGTCTGCTGTGAACTGTCTTGCCAGCAGCAAAGTTAGCTGTAGTGCTGGAGGAGCCTGGGCAGATCAGTCAGGGACAGACACTTCCGTGAAGatagctatttatttttcaggtttgtaTGGACTGTAAATGGATTCTTTAAACGTGGTAAGTCTTTAGTACAGACTTTGTCCTTATGGAAATAGCTCTAGAAGTGCAGCAAATTATATGTAACAGCTCAGAGATCTGGTACAGCTCCTTTGAGGTCAAAGGATATTTTACTTCTCTAAGTATTTCAGTAATATGCTATTACAAATTAACAGTAAAGCAAAAGTGAATATTTTTCAATCTCTGACTTTTAattcactgtaaaaataagaaCGGGTACCATACTAATAGTCAACTGCAAGGAGTGAAAAATTGTAAAGTAGCATCAAAAAATCAGTGCTCACTTCCGTGCCTTGACTTTTTGCACATTTCCCTTCTGTTCGTCATGCCAACTCCTGCCCAGCTAAGATAGATACACACAAAAATAAGCTTCTTCAACACAGTGGAGCATCTCTCGTGAACCAGATGAGCAGGACTTTGCATGAATCTGTCTATAGTCTTCTAGATGTGCAAGTGAATTATTCACTAGGGTCCCACCGTTctatagaaaataaaacagatcttTGGCAGCATTGAAAGCAACTCTCTAACTTTTACACCCTGTTTTCTAACAGCTTCACTTTTTGGGTCCAACCCCAATTTATTTACATAGTAGGTAATACAAGAAGAGGAAATACTCAAGCTTTGTGTAATTAACTTTCGTACAGTTTACACAGTTACATTGTGTAAATCACTTTGTGGAAAATCTCCTGGGACTAGCAGTCCAGCTTCAGGGGGCCTGGGGTCCTTTCCAAACCTCACCTGGTGGGTTTCCTGCTACTTTCACGTTATTTTAAACAACAACTTCTTGTTCCATACTCTGCTTCTCATCTGCAGGAGTCTCGCTTCTCTCTGTGGCCTTGGCAgtcctgccaccccccccggTCACACTGCTCTCCCTCATCAATCACCTTGTTGCCACAGTATTTAAAATGGAGGAGTCTGTGGGGCTCTGGGATGTTGCACAAGCAGTTACCGTCCCCTCTGCCGATCAGCTCTGAGTATCTCTGCCGGCTGCAGTTGCTGAAAGGCTTGGTGCCATCGAGTGAGTCCCCCATCATGAAGCACTTGGTGGCTTCTCCGCACACGTGCTCCATTCCCAGGTTGTGACCCAGCTCGTGggtaaaaataattgcaaagctTATGAAATCTCTCCGTATGCGTGAGACAACGCTCGACTGATAACCAGGGTGGCAGATGCTACCTACATATGCCAGCCAAACAGTTAGTCCAAAGTCCGTGTAAGTAAATAAATGTGCAATGTCGTATTCCATCCTCTGAGAAAGATCCCTATTTCCCCACttgttaaaatttttaaaaacaacttctaTATCCTGGCTGTACCTGATGAAGTTGCTGCGCATCCAGATCTCCAGCCTGATCAGGGAGATGTGAATCTTCAGAGGATAAGAGTATGTTTTGGATAAATTGATTGTGTCTGTAACCAGAAGGAGCACGGAGATCTTGTTGCTcctttggaaggaaaacagataGTGGTTCACCGAAACAAATATCTCAACGTACTTGGTGTGCTTCAGTCTCTGAGAGAAGTCATGCTTTCCTAAGGATGTGTTAGCTCCTGTCCCACCTGGTTGGTTTTGGATCATCTCATCCATCAATCTGCGCATCAAGGGCTTGTTCTGGGTCTCCTCTTGCTGATAGAGAAGGTGCTGGAAGATGAGGGACCCAGGCACAGGTTTGATGCCATAGCTCAGGTTCCCGATCTCCAGACCCGGGCAGGTGCTGCTCAGCGTGACGAGGGAGCCAGAGCTGCCCTCCACGTAGCCCAGGTAGTAGCACTCCTCAGGGACGTGGGGCTGCTCCACCACCCTTGTCCCCCTGAGGCTCTATGAGATGACCGGCAGGTTTGTCACAAGAAGTCCTCTCTTCTGCATGAGGTGGATGATGCAGTTCTCTCCTTCCACCCTGAGGACACTTCTCCCCCTGTGGCTTTTCCCACCCCGAGGGCCAGGTTCCTCAGCCGGACTATCTCATGGACAGCATAGCCCGGCGGCAGGTGatggctgcctgccctggggaggagagATGCCACCAGCGCTGCCCGGACCCCCGGCCTAAGGAAAAGGGCTTTCCCCCAGCTGCCATGATGTGCCTGGAGCCATCTCATTGCCAACGCCTTCAAAATGGCAGTAAGACACCTCAGGGAGGGTCCTGCCAACCCTCGCATAGACATCTTGACCCTCTCTCCCTTGAGGTGCTCAGGTGGTGGCTGTGATGGAGCTGTTCCTGGACCCGATGAGGGTTTGTGGCACCCTGCTGCCCTGAGGGGCGGCCATTCCCCTTGAGAAGGTTCTGGAAGCGCTGCCGTCTCTCCCAGCTGCCATGCTGCCAGCCGGCTGTGACACGAGGCTGGGGTGGAGCGAGGCCGTGGcatgggggctgtgggtgctcgtGTGAGGTGACAGGGGTGAAGGGCACCCATCCCTGCTGTCCTTCCCTCACCGGGGCACCGTGGGGCGGCCATCACAGCCGGGGAGCTGCAGTCGATGTTCGGAACGACTCCCCTGCTCCTCAGTGAGATGGGGGGAGCCAGACGTCCCTCAccacccccttctcctccccaaggGCGATCCCTGCCCTACGATGGCCTGTGGATTGTGAATTCGAGAATTAACCACCGTAACACTCCTCGCAGCAAATTAACTTTACAAATGGCGATGCCCCTTGGCCCCCGCCTCGCCTCGTCTGCCAGTCTGTAAACCAGTGGGCTCCAGCTATTTTTCTTAATCACACCCCCCATCAGTAAAGTTTTTCTCAGCATGCACCCCCAATATACGtatgtttatttataaattatatgccTATAGCTCTGATATTTTCTCTGGAGACTCCTGCTGTAAACACCACCCACGGGGCAGCCATCGGTCAGTGGTTGCCCCGCGCGCCCGGCCTGTGCCAGGCACCTGTTGTACACAGAAAAACACGTTTCATATGTACGTACACGTGAGCAcgggcagcagccgccgccgccacggctCCGAATTTATCATTAACCAGGTCTACCTGGAGGTGAGCAATAGCCCATTCCAGTGGGGCACATTCCCCTCTTCTAGCACAAAGGGCTGCTGCTCCCCCGTGTTCATCTGCTGCTTTGGGATGTGCTGaagtgattttatttaatttttttttgcaccgTCCCCGTTCTATTCAGTGCTGCTCCTGGCTTGCACTGACACCCCTGTGGCCGCCTGGCCTTTttgccagctcagcctggcagggGTCGGGTGCTGCCAGTAGTTTCTTTACTTGCTTAAAGCCTTCCTTGAAAGCTCCTGTTCAAACGATCCCACCGGCTTTGTGCTTTTCACAGATGCCACAGATAGGAGCAGtaatgatttttcccccccctccttctttcctttcagatCCATTCCACATCTTTTTGTCCTGTAATCGAGCCTCCcaaccctttttttccctcctcctgtctcctACTTAAACACCGCCTGATGTTTTTGGTGTCTGCTCCTGGGCTCCGGTGCCTGGTTGGGCTCGAAGGTGGGGCTCTGCCTGGGACCCCGGCGTCAGTGGAGGTGGCCATAGGCTGTGGGGACAGTCCTACACACTGGTGGCAGACAGTTCGCACCCCTTCGGTGACCCAGAAGTTTCTTTGCTCCGAGGGAAGAGCAGGTGTCCTTTGGGGACTAGGGGATTAGCAGAGGGGGGGActcgctgctgcagccccccgtgCTCTGGGCCGAGAGTTGGCCGCTGCTCTTGCCTTGCAAAAGGCTCTGCCTCAGCCGCCGCGGGATCCTCCTTGTGTCTGTCAGCGTGAACCAGCAGGCAGATTTCAAATTAACCAGAGCGCTTCTGTCATTTTtgtcaatgacttttttttttttttcttctacagaacgagcaaaacaatttaattttcctattttatatttgCTAATCTATTCTATCCTACCAAATAAAAACGAGGTCCCCTAACTCTACACTTGCAGCTGGATCAATTTGAAATGAGTCCACCGCAGCTGGAGTCTGAATCTAGTGACTGACTGGGTCCAGCTTTCCACCGCTGCCATGTGAAGTCCTACTCGGGCGGGTTTTTACCCTCAGCTGGTTTTGAGCTGTCTTCTTCTGTCTGGTCCTTCGCATCCTCCTCAGGAGCCTGGTCTCTA
This Chroicocephalus ridibundus chromosome 13, bChrRid1.1, whole genome shotgun sequence DNA region includes the following protein-coding sequences:
- the TMEM116 gene encoding transmembrane protein 116 isoform X1; amino-acid sequence: MNGGGGADPRSRCSPGAPALFSPSLRPSAARRRPRRRGPGPGRAGRGVAPGRSAGGARSPGSVAAAAEGPHGPPGGGGPAGRGLAGGLLGSPVDTVHHGHAQVRPLFYLSLSDLLLGMCWLAGALLYSTPTSKQDLICYNLQATGQVFYVASFLYTVNYTWHLYMDLKMKYNQNLFRMPPQVGDYASCIGRIATISSSLIPFLLMVPVFHLGNSSNCYQNFSQKHGCLLMHTEIAVPSNEPQTLSGSVCRAMHFYGIGVFLISFLISFIAILVILSQARGLYKRFVNSTGFLGDQQWAMIKMVEQRVVFYPVAFFCCWAPAVLLGILKLTVSTNSKIYMALLILQALTAASQGLLNCIVYGWTQHVFLSLKRNACRDVDTQTPLLRSQKKFYASTLPASPPDTEGSTSTLL
- the TMEM116 gene encoding transmembrane protein 116 isoform X2 — protein: MNGGGGADPRSRCSPGAPALFSPSLRPSAARRRPRRRGPGPGRAGRGVAPGRSAGGARSPGSVAAAAEGPHGPPGGGGPAGRGLAGGLLGSPVDTVHHGHAQVRPLFYLSLSDLLLGMCWLAGALLYSTPTSKQDLICYNLQATGQVFYVASFLYTVNYTWHLYMDLKMKYNQNLFRMPPQVGDYASCIGRIATISSSLIPFLLMVPVFHLGNSSNCYQNFSQKHGCLLMHTEIAVPSNEPQTLSGSVCRAMHFYGIGVFLISFLISFIAILVILSQARGLYKRFVNSTGFLGDQQWAMIKMVEQRVVFYPVAFFCCWAPAVLLGILKLTVSTNSKIYMALLILQAWKGLGNQNHSIMETVENGTRKDPQESGFFPFYESLQMQFLPNTCPAPCRA
- the TMEM116 gene encoding transmembrane protein 116 isoform X3 → MALPAEAARLDGGWQEVYSALQWIQFTMAMLSVIGSSSIIAYAIFQNAVRSPEVRPLFYLSLSDLLLGMCWLAGALLYSTPTSKQDLICYNLQATGQVFYVASFLYTVNYTWHLYMDLKMKYNQNLFRMPPQVGDYASCIGRIATISSSLIPFLLMVPVFHLGNSSNCYQNFSQKHGCLLMHTEIAVPSNEPQTLSGSVCRAMHFYGIGVFLISFLISFIAILVILSQARGLYKRFVNSTGFLGDQQWAMIKMVEQRVVFYPVAFFCCWAPAVLLGILKLTVSTNSKIYMALLILQALTAASQGLLNCIVYGWTQHVFLSLKRNACRDVDTQTPLLRSQKKFYASTLPASPPDTEGSTSTLL